Part of the Eshraghiella crossota genome is shown below.
TTGGGAACCAGAGTATTATTGTTACGATTATGTAATAAATCACGCCACCGAGTACAACTCCCAAGAGCTTTAATGCAAAATTCTTAAATATCTTTCCGAAAATTGCTTCTCCGATTACCACTGCTGCAAGACCGATAACGATTGCTCCTCGTCCTGTTGCCACATTGGCAGCTCCGGAATACTGTCCCATAAGTGCTCCGGAAAAAGCAACAATACCATTAGAGAGCACAAGCCCGATTACTTTATTGACATCCGTATTAATACCCTGGGCACGGCTCATATTAGGATTGCTTCCTGTTGCTCTTAAAGATGCTCCTCTCTCTGTTCCGAAGAACCAGTAAAGAACAATTATAAGAACAAGTGATGCCACACCAAATACAAAAACAGGCCACTTATAAAAAGGATATCCACCCTTCATATACATACTTGACTCAATAAGATCATAAGTTCTGTTACTTATTGTCATATTAGAACCGCCAAGTATCTTTAAATTAATTGAATAAAGACCAAACTGTGTAATGATACCTGCAAGTATGGCAGGAATTCCCATAAGCGTATGGAAAAGTCCTGTCACAAGACCTGCAGCCATACCGGCAAGTGTGGCATACAGCATACATAACCATATGTTCTGTCCTTTTGTCAGCATTACAGCAAATACAGCAGCTCCGAGACTGACAGTACCATCAACTGACAAATCTGCAATATCCAGTATTTTGTATGTAATAAATACACCTATTGCCATAATTCCCCACATCATACCTTGGGAAATAGCGCCTGGCATTGCGCTAAATAATGTTGTTATATCCACACCTAAAACCTCCGGTAATTATTTATTCTGTAGTAACAGCTTCGTAACCTTCTGGAATTGTTACGCCAAGTTCTTTACAGATTGCTTCATTATATTTCTTTGTAAATTTTGGAGCATACTGGATATCCATCTTAGAAACATCTGCTCCGTTTGCAAGAATCTCGTATGCCATCTTGCCTGTAGCATATCCAAGATCATAATAACTGATTGAAAGTGATGCAACACCACATCCCTTACAGATTCCTTCTTCACCTGCGATTACGGGAACCTTTGCAGGCATACAGATATTGTATACAGCACTTGTATTCTCTGCTACCGTATTATCTGTAGGAACATATAAAACATCTGCGTAATCTGCGGCAGTCTGTGTTACATTTGAAATATCATTGGAATCAGCAAATGGGAACTGCTTGCTTTCGATACCAAGCTTATCGAGTTCTTCGCTGACTACTTTAACCTGATATAATGAGTTAGCTTCTGCCGAACAGTA
Proteins encoded:
- a CDS encoding ABC transporter permease, producing MDITTLFSAMPGAISQGMMWGIMAIGVFITYKILDIADLSVDGTVSLGAAVFAVMLTKGQNIWLCMLYATLAGMAAGLVTGLFHTLMGIPAILAGIITQFGLYSINLKILGGSNMTISNRTYDLIESSMYMKGGYPFYKWPVFVFGVASLVLIIVLYWFFGTERGASLRATGSNPNMSRAQGINTDVNKVIGLVLSNGIVAFSGALMGQYSGAANVATGRGAIVIGLAAVVIGEAIFGKIFKNFALKLLGVVLGGVIYYIIVTIILWFPIDPNLLKFIQAMVIALFLAFPYWKGKIFGKNIKTSSRKAESENAGN